One part of the Anaerotruncus rubiinfantis genome encodes these proteins:
- the uxaC gene encoding glucuronate isomerase: MNFITEDFLLCGDTAKKLYHGTAAGLPIIDYHCHVSASDIADDVAFGNLTNVWLDDDHYKWTAMRWNGVPERFITGDAPDYEKFLAYAKTLPDCIGNPLHHWSHLELKKYFGYDGHLTGETAPRVWELANAKLGPGGLRARDFMRQAKVECICTTDDPADDLKWHAQLRGSGFEIKVLPAFRPDKALDIRKPDFPAYLEKLSSAAGRRIECLDDLLDALSGRLDAFGALGCRLSDHGLSRLPYAPCGEKRAAEILGRRLAGEETGALEAEQYETFLLCWLASQYARRGWVMQIHFGVLRDLNPGLYETIGVDAGGDAMGDCLCGEKLAGIMSDLERQKSLPKMILYSINPNDNAVIDTLAGCFQNGEARGKIQHGCAWWFNDTKIGMEAHLQTLASLSALGSFIGMLTDSRSFLSYTRHDYFRRILCNYLGGLADRGEYPKDYNLLEALVRGICYENAKAYFAF; encoded by the coding sequence ATGAATTTTATCACCGAAGATTTCCTGCTTTGCGGCGATACAGCAAAAAAGCTCTACCATGGAACCGCCGCGGGCCTTCCGATCATCGATTACCACTGCCATGTGAGCGCCTCAGACATTGCGGACGACGTGGCTTTCGGAAATCTGACCAACGTTTGGCTTGACGACGACCACTACAAATGGACGGCGATGCGCTGGAACGGCGTGCCGGAACGGTTTATCACCGGTGACGCGCCGGACTATGAAAAGTTCCTCGCCTATGCGAAAACCCTGCCGGACTGCATCGGCAATCCGCTGCATCATTGGTCGCACCTTGAGCTCAAAAAGTATTTTGGCTACGACGGCCACCTCACTGGGGAGACGGCGCCGAGGGTCTGGGAATTGGCAAACGCGAAGCTCGGCCCCGGGGGGCTTCGGGCACGGGACTTCATGCGCCAGGCGAAGGTGGAGTGCATCTGCACAACCGACGACCCGGCGGACGACCTCAAATGGCACGCGCAGCTGCGCGGCAGCGGCTTTGAGATCAAGGTGCTGCCCGCCTTCCGCCCGGACAAGGCGCTCGATATCCGAAAACCGGACTTTCCCGCGTATCTGGAGAAACTCTCCAGCGCGGCAGGCAGGCGGATCGAATGCCTTGATGATCTGCTGGACGCGCTTTCCGGGCGTCTTGACGCTTTTGGCGCGCTCGGGTGCAGGCTTTCGGACCACGGGCTGTCCCGGCTGCCCTACGCGCCATGCGGCGAAAAACGCGCGGCGGAGATCCTTGGCCGGCGGCTTGCCGGGGAGGAAACGGGCGCGCTGGAGGCCGAACAGTACGAAACTTTCCTGCTTTGCTGGCTCGCGTCGCAGTATGCCCGGCGCGGCTGGGTGATGCAGATCCATTTTGGGGTGCTGCGCGACCTGAACCCCGGCCTATATGAAACCATCGGTGTGGACGCCGGCGGCGACGCGATGGGCGACTGCCTGTGCGGGGAGAAGCTCGCGGGCATCATGAGCGATCTGGAACGGCAAAAATCCCTGCCGAAAATGATCCTCTATTCCATCAACCCGAATGACAACGCGGTGATCGATACGCTTGCCGGATGCTTTCAAAACGGAGAGGCGCGCGGGAAGATCCAGCACGGCTGCGCCTGGTGGTTCAACGATACGAAGATCGGTATGGAAGCGCACCTGCAGACGCTTGCAAGCCTGAGCGCGCTCGGCAGCTTCATCGGGATGCTCACCGATTCACGCAGCTTTCTTTCCTATACCCGGCACGATTATTTCCGGCGAATCCTTTGCAATTACCTTGGCGGGCTCGCGGACCGCGGGGAATACCCGAAAGATTACAACCTATTGGAAGCGCTTGTCCGCGGCATCTGTTACGAAAACGCCAAAGCATACTTTGCGTTCTGA
- a CDS encoding RraA family protein, whose amino-acid sequence MGKYTKEFLDRLQKELNTAVLCDILDELGYRNQAMNGRIKPLDDGYKLVGVAKTILSYDVYEMPEEPYKTEIDAVDSVQEGDLVVCSTNNSSSNGFWGELMATAAIARGARGVVVDGAVRDIRQLKALGDTFKVFAAGRNPLDSKGRCLVADYDCPILCDGILVHSGDLIFADVDGIVVVPAGCAQEVFERALEKVRGENRVREELRAGAYLKDVFAKYHIL is encoded by the coding sequence ATGGGGAAATACACAAAGGAGTTCCTGGACCGCCTGCAAAAGGAACTCAATACGGCGGTGCTCTGCGATATTCTGGATGAATTGGGCTACCGCAACCAGGCGATGAACGGCCGGATCAAGCCGCTCGATGACGGTTATAAGCTCGTAGGAGTCGCAAAGACGATCCTGAGCTACGACGTTTATGAAATGCCGGAGGAACCCTACAAAACCGAAATCGACGCGGTCGATTCGGTGCAGGAAGGGGATCTCGTGGTTTGCAGCACCAACAATTCCAGCAGCAACGGATTTTGGGGCGAACTGATGGCGACTGCCGCGATTGCGCGCGGCGCGCGCGGCGTGGTGGTGGATGGGGCGGTGCGCGATATCCGGCAGCTCAAGGCGCTGGGGGACACCTTCAAGGTATTCGCGGCGGGCCGCAACCCGCTGGATTCCAAGGGCCGCTGCCTGGTGGCGGATTATGACTGTCCGATCCTCTGCGATGGCATCCTCGTTCATAGCGGGGATCTCATCTTTGCCGATGTGGACGGGATCGTCGTGGTACCGGCCGGCTGCGCACAGGAAGTGTTTGAGCGTGCGCTCGAGAAGGTGCGCGGGGAAAACCGCGTGCGCGAAGAGCTGCGCGCGGGGGCTTATCTGAAAGACGTATTCGCAAAGTACCATATCCTTTGA
- a CDS encoding amidohydrolase family protein: MELQLFDAGVMLGRSKMDKGGSFDNLKDLRAVMERLQIGRALVYGALAKDSCPREGNLLLSEMIADEPCLFPAWVGLPGHTGEFPDAGTLKKQAAENRVCALRLFPRQHNYPTSDWCCGELFGAMNEMHMPVFLDYGVEHWSEPMPWDEIYRLCKTYPDIPFVLVRVGCGSNRPLFPLLEKCPNLHFEISYFDANRGLEAVAQRFGACRMLFATGMPTYNPACPIAMLHFADLSDADKQKIAGENLKMLIGGIRYAL; the protein is encoded by the coding sequence ATGGAATTGCAACTGTTTGACGCAGGCGTTATGCTGGGCCGGTCGAAAATGGACAAAGGCGGCAGCTTCGACAATTTGAAAGACCTGCGTGCGGTCATGGAGCGCCTGCAGATCGGCAGGGCGCTGGTGTACGGCGCGCTCGCTAAGGATAGCTGCCCGCGGGAGGGCAACCTGCTCCTCTCGGAGATGATCGCGGACGAACCGTGCCTTTTCCCGGCGTGGGTGGGGCTGCCGGGGCATACGGGTGAATTTCCGGACGCCGGGACGCTCAAAAAACAGGCCGCGGAAAATCGTGTCTGCGCGCTGCGCCTGTTCCCGCGCCAGCACAACTACCCGACCTCAGACTGGTGCTGCGGAGAGCTGTTCGGCGCGATGAATGAGATGCACATGCCGGTCTTTCTCGACTATGGCGTGGAACACTGGAGCGAGCCGATGCCTTGGGACGAAATTTACCGGCTTTGCAAAACCTACCCGGATATCCCGTTCGTGCTCGTGCGGGTCGGCTGCGGCTCGAACCGGCCACTCTTCCCGCTGCTCGAAAAATGCCCGAACCTGCACTTTGAAATCAGCTACTTTGACGCGAATCGCGGTCTGGAAGCAGTGGCGCAGCGGTTTGGCGCATGCCGGATGCTGTTTGCCACCGGCATGCCGACCTACAATCCCGCCTGCCCGATCGCGATGCTCCACTTCGCGGACCTTTCCGACGCTGACAAACAGAAGATTGCGGGCGAAAACCTGAAAATGCTGATAGGAGGGATCCGCTATGCGCTTTAA
- a CDS encoding amidohydrolase family protein, producing MRFKPLSEQLDTSGYRIVDSHAHLGLYHKFDIQGGFEDDLVAQMDRVGVQALAISPMVGLGLDSRRANDMTAAVLKKYPDRFYGMALASGNRPEEILPELTRCFDTLGMTMIKLHPDEANCPMERKCYDLIYGFAAERKLAIMNHDWQSPARLEALAKRYPQVRFTQAHSGGNWDGHREDDYFRLARDYENIFVDICASPIFYGALESLVEVAGADNILFGSDAPFLNLAFGVGKVLLADLPHADKQKIFADNFLGIIAPRD from the coding sequence ATGCGCTTTAAACCGCTTTCCGAACAGCTCGACACCAGCGGATACCGGATTGTCGATTCCCATGCGCATCTGGGACTTTACCACAAGTTTGACATCCAGGGCGGCTTCGAGGACGACCTGGTCGCGCAGATGGATCGGGTCGGCGTGCAGGCGCTGGCCATCTCCCCGATGGTGGGGCTTGGGCTTGACAGCCGCCGCGCCAATGATATGACCGCCGCGGTGCTAAAAAAATACCCCGATCGCTTTTATGGGATGGCGCTCGCGAGCGGCAACCGCCCGGAGGAGATCCTGCCGGAACTGACGCGGTGCTTCGACACACTCGGCATGACCATGATCAAGCTCCACCCGGACGAGGCGAACTGCCCGATGGAGCGCAAATGCTACGACCTCATCTACGGTTTTGCCGCTGAGCGCAAGCTCGCGATCATGAACCACGACTGGCAGTCCCCCGCGCGTCTGGAGGCGCTTGCGAAACGGTATCCGCAGGTGCGTTTCACCCAGGCGCATTCGGGCGGCAACTGGGACGGCCACCGGGAGGACGATTATTTCCGGCTGGCGCGCGACTATGAGAACATCTTTGTGGACATCTGCGCGAGTCCCATCTTCTACGGCGCGCTCGAAAGCCTTGTGGAGGTGGCGGGCGCGGACAACATCCTCTTTGGCAGCGACGCGCCCTTCCTGAACCTGGCGTTTGGGGTCGGCAAGGTGCTGCTGGCGGATCTCCCACATGCGGACAAACAGAAAATCTTCGCGGACAATTTTCTTGGGATTATTGCGCCGCGCGACTGA
- a CDS encoding SDR family oxidoreductase: protein MNLPFQIDLSRKTAVVTGAGGVLCSGFSKALAACGARVALLDINQAAAQKYADEITAAGGTAKAYECDVLNRASVEAAHAQIAADFGPCDILLNGAGGNNPRATTTNEYYFEGDLDKDIATFFNLDPKGVEFVFNLNFLGTLIPTQVFTQDMLGRESCCIVNISSMNAYTPLTKIPAYSGAKAAISNFTQWLAVHFSKAGIRVNAIAPGFFVTIQNEKLLFNDDGTPTPRTDKILAGTPMERFGKPEELNGALLYLISEEAASFVTGIVIPVDGGFSAYSGV, encoded by the coding sequence ATGAATCTCCCATTCCAGATTGATCTCTCCAGGAAAACCGCCGTGGTTACCGGCGCGGGCGGGGTGCTCTGCAGCGGCTTTTCCAAAGCGCTGGCCGCCTGCGGCGCGCGGGTCGCGCTGCTCGACATCAACCAGGCCGCGGCGCAGAAATACGCGGATGAGATCACCGCGGCGGGCGGAACCGCCAAAGCATACGAATGCGACGTGCTCAACCGCGCGAGCGTCGAGGCGGCGCATGCGCAGATTGCGGCGGATTTCGGCCCCTGCGACATCCTCTTAAACGGCGCGGGCGGCAACAACCCGCGCGCGACCACCACGAACGAATATTATTTTGAAGGCGACCTCGACAAGGACATCGCCACCTTCTTCAACCTCGACCCCAAAGGGGTGGAGTTCGTCTTTAACCTCAACTTTCTGGGGACTCTTATCCCCACGCAGGTCTTCACGCAGGATATGCTCGGCCGTGAGAGTTGCTGCATCGTGAATATCTCCTCGATGAACGCCTATACGCCGCTCACCAAGATTCCGGCCTATTCCGGGGCCAAGGCTGCTATCAGCAACTTCACCCAGTGGCTTGCGGTGCACTTTTCGAAGGCGGGTATCCGCGTGAACGCGATCGCGCCCGGCTTCTTCGTCACCATCCAGAATGAAAAGCTGCTTTTCAACGATGACGGCACCCCCACTCCCCGTACAGACAAGATTCTGGCAGGCACGCCGATGGAACGCTTCGGCAAGCCCGAGGAACTGAATGGGGCGCTGCTCTACCTGATTTCGGAAGAGGCCGCATCCTTCGTCACCGGAATCGTCATTCCGGTGGACGGCGGATTTTCGGCATATTCCGGCGTGTGA
- a CDS encoding glucosamine-6-phosphate deaminase produces MTAALKMQAGNLQIEICETRRAMGEAAARCGVARAKEVIAEKGEANIIFAAAPSQFELYESLLASDLDFSKVNAFHMDEYLGLAPDAPQGFGNLLKIHLFSKKPFKSVHYLNGQTSDPQAECERYAELLAAFPPDVIFHGIGENGHLAFNDPPVADFSDPRVVKVVAMDEICRNQQVHDGCFARLDEVPRKALSLTIPALTDDRTWLVVTVPGPTKVEAVRRAVRDEISTACPATILRQHPHAALFLDREAAKGIL; encoded by the coding sequence ATGACGGCTGCGCTTAAAATGCAGGCGGGCAACCTGCAAATTGAGATCTGCGAAACGCGTCGGGCGATGGGCGAGGCGGCCGCGCGGTGCGGTGTTGCGCGCGCCAAAGAGGTGATTGCCGAAAAGGGCGAGGCCAACATCATTTTCGCGGCGGCGCCCTCCCAGTTTGAACTGTATGAGAGTCTGCTCGCCTCGGACCTCGACTTTTCGAAAGTGAACGCCTTCCATATGGATGAATACCTGGGCCTTGCACCCGACGCGCCGCAGGGCTTCGGGAACCTGCTCAAAATCCATCTCTTTTCAAAAAAACCGTTCAAATCGGTGCATTACCTGAATGGCCAGACCAGCGACCCACAGGCTGAGTGCGAGCGCTATGCAGAGCTGCTCGCCGCGTTCCCGCCCGACGTGATCTTTCACGGGATCGGGGAGAACGGGCATCTCGCCTTCAACGACCCGCCGGTGGCGGACTTTTCCGACCCCCGTGTTGTGAAGGTGGTGGCGATGGACGAGATCTGCCGCAACCAGCAGGTGCATGACGGCTGCTTCGCGCGGCTCGATGAGGTGCCGCGAAAGGCGCTCTCGCTGACCATTCCGGCGCTGACGGACGATCGGACCTGGCTTGTGGTGACGGTGCCCGGCCCCACCAAGGTGGAGGCGGTGCGCCGCGCGGTGCGGGACGAAATCTCCACCGCCTGTCCGGCCACCATCCTGCGGCAGCATCCGCACGCGGCGCTCTTTCTCGACAGGGAGGCGGCAAAGGGAATTCTCTGA